The Heyndrickxia vini genome contains a region encoding:
- a CDS encoding PCYCGC motif-containing (lipo)protein → MYKDRKMLLLLFALILVLSACTSSKDGSKESHEKKTVEHTMPMGEETTSKDVLPTFLDNTSETVQTIYQAAASHQELLEHMPCYCGCGEMGHQSNYDCFIQENKKNGAVVWDEHGVNCDVCLEIAAQSIVDYNKGKSMKEIRKSIDEKYKEGYAKPTPTPMPEA, encoded by the coding sequence ATGTATAAAGATAGAAAGATGCTTTTATTACTTTTTGCTTTGATACTTGTGCTTTCTGCTTGTACCAGCTCAAAAGATGGAAGCAAGGAATCACACGAAAAGAAAACTGTTGAACATACTATGCCAATGGGGGAAGAGACAACGAGTAAAGATGTTTTACCAACATTTTTAGATAATACATCAGAAACAGTGCAAACGATCTATCAAGCTGCCGCCTCACATCAAGAATTATTAGAGCATATGCCTTGTTATTGTGGCTGTGGAGAGATGGGGCATCAAAGCAATTATGATTGTTTTATACAAGAGAATAAAAAAAATGGGGCCGTTGTTTGGGACGAACATGGAGTGAATTGTGATGTGTGCTTAGAAATTGCGGCACAATCAATCGTAGATTACAATAAAGGCAAATCGATGAAAGAGATTCGCAAAAGTATTGATGAAAAGTATAAAGAAGGCTATGCTAAACCAACACCGACACCAATGCCGGAAGCATGA
- a CDS encoding gamma-glutamyl-gamma-aminobutyrate hydrolase family protein has protein sequence MKPLIGITAHVEFDWKHTLGNDYLQSVIQAGGIPVILPAGVVGDAAHLAKKLDGLVLSGGGDIDPTLFGEEPHQKLGSISPGRDHYEIELIQHMLKLDKPILAICRGIQILNIAVEGDMYQDIYSQIDTPVLQHSQNAVRYHLSHYVQVEKNSLLAEIAGQVQFKVNSFHHQAVKKVPKPFEVVARSSDGVIEAIESKTHKFVVGLQWHPEPLAVHGDPISQRIFQRFIQSSI, from the coding sequence GTGAAGCCTCTTATAGGAATTACAGCGCATGTGGAATTTGATTGGAAGCATACACTTGGGAATGACTATTTACAGTCTGTCATTCAAGCCGGCGGCATTCCAGTCATATTGCCAGCAGGAGTGGTTGGCGATGCAGCCCATTTAGCGAAAAAATTAGATGGATTAGTTTTATCTGGTGGAGGAGATATTGATCCTACACTATTTGGTGAAGAACCTCATCAAAAATTAGGGTCGATTTCACCTGGAAGGGATCATTATGAAATAGAATTAATTCAACATATGCTTAAGCTTGATAAGCCAATTTTAGCCATTTGCAGAGGAATTCAAATATTAAATATAGCTGTTGAAGGGGATATGTACCAAGATATATATAGTCAGATTGACACGCCTGTCCTTCAGCATAGCCAAAATGCGGTAAGGTATCATTTGTCTCACTATGTTCAAGTAGAAAAAAATAGTTTACTAGCAGAAATTGCAGGTCAAGTTCAATTTAAAGTGAACTCTTTTCATCACCAAGCTGTCAAGAAGGTTCCTAAGCCATTTGAAGTGGTTGCTCGTTCATCAGATGGTGTTATTGAGGCGATAGAAAGTAAAACACATAAATTTGTAGTGGGACTTCAATGGCATCCAGAGCCATTGGCTGTCCATGGCGATCCGATCTCACAAAGAATCTTTCAACGATTCATTCAATCTAGTATATGA
- a CDS encoding ABC transporter permease gives MGRYIVKRFVAMLITIWVITTLTFFLMHSIPGSPFNEERNTNEHVRKNLEAHYHLDKPLYEQYFIYLKSIAQFDFGPSIKKPSQTVNDMLGRGFPVSFELGITALIIAVISGIILGVLAALKHNGVIDYLAMTIAVLGISIPNFVMATLLIQQFAVNWHLLPAATWASTKHMILPTAALATGPMAIIARLTRSSMLEVLTQDYIKMARAKGLSPVKIVIKHALRNALMPVITILGTLTAGILTGSFVIEKIFAIPGMGKYFVESINTRDYPVIMGTTVFYSVFLILMLFVVDLAYGVLDPRIKLHKKE, from the coding sequence ATGGGAAGATACATAGTTAAAAGATTCGTAGCCATGCTCATTACAATTTGGGTAATTACGACATTAACCTTTTTTTTAATGCATTCAATTCCTGGTTCTCCTTTTAATGAAGAACGAAATACAAATGAACATGTGCGCAAAAACTTAGAAGCACATTATCATTTGGACAAACCACTTTATGAGCAATATTTCATTTATCTAAAATCAATCGCACAATTCGACTTTGGACCTTCCATTAAAAAGCCGTCCCAAACAGTAAACGATATGTTAGGGCGAGGATTTCCAGTTTCCTTTGAATTAGGTATAACTGCGCTAATCATAGCTGTTATATCAGGGATTATCTTAGGTGTTTTAGCTGCATTAAAACATAATGGAGTGATTGATTACTTAGCTATGACAATTGCAGTATTAGGTATATCGATTCCAAACTTTGTAATGGCTACGCTATTAATTCAACAATTTGCTGTTAATTGGCATCTACTACCCGCAGCTACTTGGGCAAGTACAAAGCATATGATCTTACCAACAGCCGCTCTTGCAACAGGTCCGATGGCGATTATAGCACGCTTAACCCGTTCAAGTATGCTTGAAGTATTAACGCAGGACTATATTAAAATGGCAAGGGCGAAAGGTCTATCTCCGGTAAAAATAGTTATAAAGCATGCACTTCGTAATGCTCTTATGCCTGTTATTACGATACTTGGTACGTTAACAGCAGGAATTCTTACTGGAAGTTTTGTTATTGAAAAAATCTTTGCTATTCCTGGAATGGGGAAATATTTTGTGGAAAGTATTAATACCCGTGATTATCCAGTGATTATGGGAACAACGGTCTTTTATAGTGTATTTCTTATTTTAATGTTATTCGTTGTAGACCTAGCGTATGGCGTGCTAGATCCACGAATTAAGTTACATAAAAAGGAGTGA
- a CDS encoding hemolysin family protein: MDIVNLMVLVILIALTAFFVAAEFAVVKVRTTKIDQLIQNGNKTAISAKTVITHLDEYLSACQLGITVTALGIGWLGEPSVGKMLEKFFHQWNWSPSTSHLISIIATFFIITFLHVVIGELAPKTLAIQKAETITLLVSKPLILFYKLLYPFIWALNGSARFITGLFGLKPASDNEQAHSEEELRLILSESFQNGEINQSEYKYVNNIFKFDERIAKEIMVPRPEIATISIDSTIKEVLEIVNFEKYTRYPVMDGDKDNIVGIINTKELMAAWIKKEITSGNISIDRFVKPVIRVIESIPIHELLVKLQKDRTHLAILIDEYGGTAGLATIEDILEEIVGEIRDEFDIDEISEIRKISDGQYLFDAKVLIREINDLLGINLNEDDVDTIGGWILTQKYNVKKDDIIEKEGYYFKVKEINEQHISYVEVTKK, translated from the coding sequence TTGGACATAGTAAACTTAATGGTTTTGGTTATTTTAATTGCATTAACAGCATTTTTTGTGGCTGCTGAGTTCGCTGTTGTAAAGGTTCGTACAACAAAAATTGATCAGCTAATCCAAAATGGAAATAAGACCGCAATTTCAGCAAAAACAGTAATAACTCATTTAGATGAATATTTATCTGCTTGTCAGCTCGGCATTACGGTAACAGCACTCGGAATTGGATGGCTAGGGGAACCATCGGTTGGAAAGATGTTAGAGAAGTTTTTTCACCAATGGAATTGGTCACCTTCCACATCACACTTAATTTCCATCATTGCTACATTTTTTATTATTACATTTTTACATGTAGTTATCGGAGAGCTGGCACCTAAAACACTTGCTATACAAAAGGCAGAAACCATCACTCTTTTAGTTTCAAAACCATTGATATTGTTTTACAAACTACTCTATCCATTCATTTGGGCACTTAATGGGTCGGCCCGTTTCATTACAGGATTATTCGGATTGAAACCTGCTTCCGATAATGAACAAGCACACTCTGAAGAAGAACTACGCCTTATTCTTTCTGAGAGCTTTCAAAATGGTGAAATTAATCAATCTGAATATAAATACGTAAATAATATATTTAAATTTGACGAAAGAATTGCTAAAGAAATCATGGTACCGCGTCCTGAAATTGCGACTATATCTATAGATTCAACAATTAAAGAAGTATTAGAAATAGTTAATTTTGAAAAATACACCCGATATCCAGTAATGGACGGCGATAAAGATAATATTGTCGGTATAATTAATACAAAAGAATTGATGGCAGCATGGATCAAAAAAGAGATCACGTCAGGAAATATCTCGATTGATCGTTTTGTTAAGCCTGTCATACGTGTTATCGAGAGTATTCCCATTCATGAGCTTTTAGTAAAACTACAAAAGGATCGCACACATTTGGCTATTTTAATTGATGAGTATGGTGGAACTGCAGGTCTAGCTACGATTGAGGATATTCTAGAAGAAATTGTTGGTGAAATACGAGATGAATTTGATATTGATGAAATCTCAGAAATCAGGAAAATTTCCGATGGACAATACTTATTCGATGCGAAGGTACTCATCCGTGAAATAAACGACTTATTAGGGATTAACTTAAATGAAGACGATGTTGATACTATTGGCGGATGGATCCTAACACAAAAATATAATGTAAAAAAAGATGATATCATTGAAAAAGAAGGATATTATTTCAAAGTAAAGGAAATTAACGAACAACATATTTCCTATGTTGAAGTAACTAAAAAATAA
- a CDS encoding dipeptidase codes for MQIIDLHCDALMKLADAKGTLRYSESIELDTNKVRLQKGDVKVQSFAIFIDPDIKSDQKFQAALDQIYYLKNEVLAKNIEMKQIMNWRDFDQLKENEIGAMLTLEGVDAIGNDIQKLSILHELGVLSVGLTWNNANLAADGAGEPRGAGLTSFGKEIVQFNNQHRILTDVSHLCEKAFWDVIEIADFPIASHSNAKVLCNHVRNLTDQQARALFEKDGLIHVVFNPPFINESEKATIPDLIKHIDHFCSLGGVDKIGFGSDFDGISTKVKNLEDSSKYQNLVNELLKYYSEEQVEGFAYKNFLNHRPK; via the coding sequence ATGCAAATTATCGATCTACATTGTGATGCATTAATGAAATTAGCGGATGCAAAGGGCACTTTACGCTATTCAGAATCAATAGAATTGGACACGAACAAAGTTCGATTGCAAAAAGGAGATGTCAAAGTACAATCCTTTGCAATCTTTATTGATCCAGATATTAAATCGGATCAGAAATTTCAGGCTGCCCTTGATCAAATTTACTATTTAAAAAATGAAGTTTTAGCCAAGAACATTGAAATGAAGCAGATTATGAATTGGCGTGATTTTGATCAATTAAAAGAAAATGAAATAGGTGCGATGCTAACCTTGGAAGGCGTCGATGCAATCGGAAATGATATACAAAAACTTAGTATTTTGCATGAGTTAGGTGTTTTATCTGTTGGTCTTACTTGGAATAACGCAAATCTAGCGGCTGATGGGGCAGGGGAGCCACGTGGCGCTGGACTCACATCTTTCGGTAAAGAAATTGTGCAATTCAATAATCAGCATCGTATATTAACCGACGTCTCTCATTTATGCGAAAAAGCATTTTGGGATGTGATTGAAATAGCTGATTTTCCAATCGCCAGCCACTCAAATGCCAAAGTACTATGTAATCATGTTAGAAACTTAACAGATCAGCAAGCAAGAGCATTATTTGAAAAAGACGGCTTAATTCATGTTGTTTTTAATCCACCATTTATAAATGAAAGTGAAAAGGCAACCATACCTGACCTTATTAAACATATTGATCATTTTTGTTCATTAGGCGGTGTTGACAAAATCGGTTTTGGTTCCGATTTTGACGGAATCTCGACAAAGGTAAAAAATCTAGAAGACTCCTCAAAATATCAAAACTTAGTAAATGAACTATTAAAATACTATTCAGAGGAACAAGTAGAAGGTTTCGCTTATAAGAACTTTCTTAATCATCGTCCGAAATAA
- a CDS encoding LysE family translocator: MCICLIILPGPDTAITTKNTLSFGRQGGFQTLFGTCCALCVHTFAVIVGLSAIIVKSAILFSIIKYVGAIYLIYLGIKTLLSIKQDMNSDATEVKSNKSQSLFLQGFLTNLLNPKVAVFFLTFLPQFLNPSENSWSQFLIMGITYIVLTVIWFLVYITLIQRINVFMKKPKTQKFIQGITGVVLVGFAIKLAFEKAAFK; this comes from the coding sequence ATGTGTATTTGCTTAATTATTTTACCAGGTCCGGATACTGCAATTACAACAAAAAATACATTAAGTTTTGGAAGACAAGGTGGATTTCAAACTCTTTTTGGAACATGTTGTGCACTATGTGTTCATACCTTTGCGGTTATCGTTGGACTATCGGCAATAATCGTTAAATCTGCTATTCTTTTTTCTATTATTAAATATGTAGGTGCCATTTATTTAATCTATTTAGGGATAAAAACATTATTATCCATTAAGCAAGACATGAACAGTGATGCGACTGAAGTAAAAAGCAACAAGAGCCAATCTCTTTTTCTTCAAGGCTTTTTAACAAATCTATTGAACCCAAAAGTTGCCGTATTCTTTTTAACTTTTCTACCTCAGTTTTTAAATCCATCGGAGAATTCGTGGAGTCAATTTCTTATAATGGGAATCACATATATTGTTCTGACAGTGATTTGGTTTCTGGTGTATATTACGTTAATTCAAAGAATCAATGTCTTTATGAAAAAGCCTAAAACTCAAAAATTTATTCAAGGGATCACAGGCGTAGTTTTAGTCGGCTTTGCGATAAAACTTGCTTTTGAAAAGGCCGCTTTCAAGTAG
- a CDS encoding CocE/NonD family hydrolase yields the protein MELFYYVSGILQAKILMGEKIEIHTINKNMNSCVFSMERIQNILHEGKHLNWTERETVLLNSGEQFTRYEKVADSVWIYAMTGGKQPIDLVIEHNQIIAFLYHEGVDSAVLVVPGYEQLTPLKMWNHSLLSNASFEIQHIGKIDIEMRDGVKLATEIWLPKNLKSGTRIPTILIRTPYGRMSYGLNKLRFVQRGFAVISQDVRGREDSEGEWLPMYHEMNDGDDTLNWIASQSWSDGNVGMIGSSYSGFVQWAAAASGNPHLKAIISIVTAGTPFGDLPRKDGLYSSGLMAWIFMMAQQRTNRDALKRDDWDEVLAIRPLKDIPKKALGFDIPFWNEWMEHPDYDEFWASFDWSKLGEKINVPSLYISGWYDDDGNGTTEAWELNQQHQRENQKLILGPWYHNANATREIHHVQFGLNAIRYDLDLLCQRWYDRFLKGIENGVERETPVEFYTVGENQWKKADNWPPINVDLTSFYLQSKKCAQTRFGDGTISISPSKIDGSDHYLFDPKDPAPYLIDVSENECSVPENYRDVEIRKDVLVYTSEPLNEEIEIAGDIYAIIYAATSAKDTDWLVRITDVDEMDNSIRLSDGMIRARYRSSYEDPKLITPHQIEKYEIKLSKIAHLFKKGHRIRIAITSGAKNASFPNHNTGNNPATDKEWVIAEQTVFHSEQYPSHIKFPIVGKMGHTK from the coding sequence TTGGAGCTTTTCTATTACGTTTCGGGGATATTACAGGCGAAAATACTAATGGGAGAAAAAATAGAGATTCACACTATAAATAAAAATATGAATTCATGTGTCTTTTCTATGGAGAGAATTCAAAACATCCTCCATGAAGGGAAGCATTTGAACTGGACGGAAAGAGAAACAGTATTATTGAATTCTGGTGAACAGTTTACACGCTATGAAAAAGTCGCAGATTCCGTCTGGATCTATGCGATGACTGGAGGAAAGCAACCAATTGATTTAGTAATAGAGCATAATCAAATTATTGCATTCCTTTATCATGAAGGGGTAGATAGTGCAGTCTTAGTTGTCCCGGGTTACGAACAATTAACACCGCTAAAAATGTGGAATCATTCCTTGCTTTCCAATGCTTCATTTGAAATTCAGCATATTGGTAAAATCGATATTGAGATGAGAGATGGTGTGAAATTAGCAACGGAGATCTGGCTGCCGAAAAATTTGAAATCGGGAACACGAATCCCTACGATATTGATTAGAACGCCATACGGAAGAATGTCATACGGATTAAATAAACTTCGTTTTGTCCAACGAGGATTTGCTGTCATTTCACAAGATGTGAGAGGACGGGAAGATTCCGAAGGAGAATGGCTCCCGATGTATCATGAAATGAATGATGGTGATGATACGCTAAATTGGATTGCTTCGCAAAGCTGGTCTGATGGGAATGTTGGGATGATTGGTTCCTCCTACAGCGGATTTGTTCAATGGGCTGCTGCAGCAAGTGGAAACCCCCATTTAAAAGCAATAATAAGCATTGTCACGGCAGGCACTCCATTTGGGGATTTACCTCGAAAAGATGGTCTTTATTCTTCCGGATTAATGGCATGGATTTTTATGATGGCTCAACAAAGAACAAATAGAGATGCATTAAAACGGGATGATTGGGATGAGGTGCTAGCCATTCGTCCGCTCAAGGATATTCCGAAAAAAGCACTCGGTTTTGACATTCCTTTTTGGAATGAGTGGATGGAACATCCTGACTACGATGAGTTTTGGGCATCCTTTGATTGGTCAAAACTAGGTGAAAAAATCAATGTACCTTCCCTTTATATTTCTGGTTGGTATGATGATGATGGAAATGGCACGACAGAGGCATGGGAGCTAAATCAGCAACATCAACGTGAGAATCAAAAGTTAATTTTGGGGCCGTGGTATCATAATGCAAATGCTACACGTGAGATTCATCATGTCCAATTTGGTTTAAATGCGATTCGATATGATCTTGATCTATTATGTCAGCGTTGGTATGATCGCTTTTTGAAAGGAATTGAAAATGGAGTAGAAAGAGAAACACCCGTTGAATTTTATACAGTTGGTGAGAATCAATGGAAAAAGGCCGACAACTGGCCTCCTATCAATGTGGATTTAACAAGCTTTTATCTTCAAAGTAAAAAATGCGCTCAAACAAGATTCGGTGATGGCACAATAAGCATCTCCCCTTCAAAGATTGATGGCAGTGATCATTATCTATTTGATCCGAAGGACCCTGCCCCCTATTTAATAGATGTGTCAGAAAATGAGTGCAGTGTTCCGGAAAATTATCGGGACGTAGAAATTAGAAAAGATGTGTTAGTCTATACTTCCGAACCTTTGAATGAGGAGATTGAGATCGCCGGTGATATTTACGCAATCATTTATGCTGCTACTTCTGCAAAAGATACCGACTGGTTAGTTCGGATAACCGATGTCGATGAAATGGACAATTCCATTCGCCTATCGGATGGAATGATTCGCGCTAGATATCGATCATCCTATGAAGATCCAAAATTAATTACTCCTCATCAAATTGAAAAATATGAAATAAAATTATCTAAAATTGCTCATTTATTTAAGAAAGGGCATCGTATCCGCATTGCTATTACGTCCGGAGCAAAAAATGCTTCTTTTCCGAATCATAATACCGGAAACAATCCGGCTACTGACAAAGAATGGGTAATAGCAGAACAAACGGTTTTCCATTCAGAGCAATATCCAAGTCATATCAAATTTCCAATTGTGGGTAAAATGGGGCATACTAAATAA
- a CDS encoding GNAT family N-acetyltransferase, with product MNKFYIRLAAIEEGDYIIRLLKEAATWIQEQGIDQWQYLLDGGEDQEIIHCIADQLTYVAIMDSEIVATFTLYSEQNEWDQQIWGEAPADSIYLHRLAVKPNYMKHGIGKDVFKWLEEGHLQTDKKYLKLDCVAFNKKLNQFYQNNGFEFLGITNEHSKYQKQLQG from the coding sequence TTGAACAAATTTTATATTAGATTGGCTGCTATCGAAGAGGGAGACTATATCATTCGTCTATTAAAAGAAGCAGCAACATGGATACAAGAGCAAGGAATTGACCAGTGGCAATATTTATTAGATGGGGGAGAAGATCAAGAAATCATCCATTGTATTGCTGATCAGCTGACATATGTGGCAATAATGGATTCGGAAATTGTTGCGACTTTCACATTATACTCCGAGCAAAATGAGTGGGACCAACAAATTTGGGGGGAAGCTCCAGCGGATTCTATTTATTTACATAGACTTGCCGTTAAGCCAAATTATATGAAGCATGGAATTGGGAAAGACGTTTTTAAATGGTTGGAAGAAGGGCATCTTCAAACAGATAAGAAATATTTGAAATTAGATTGTGTCGCATTCAATAAAAAACTAAATCAATTTTATCAAAATAATGGATTTGAATTTCTTGGCATTACGAATGAACACAGTAAATATCAGAAACAGTTACAAGGGTGA
- the corA gene encoding magnesium/cobalt transporter CorA: MIRTLAVTKTYELLYDVSLEELSSSKYIWYWIDFDRPTEEEILKLRNPLKFHPLAIEDCIHKLQRPKLDYYEDHTFFVMHSLHPDELVKEEINIFLGDNFVVTFHHHKAKEITEVWNRFIESESLENWDSYLILYEVMDKIVDNYFPIIYKFEDQLNEIEDNSKDETMEVLLESLFDTRHDLLSMRNTVTPMSDLLYRMLNSHRLEGIQKRIAYFADIHDHLLKLAGMIDSSRELTADIRDSYLSLNAHQTNRVMKVLTVITTIFMPLTLIAGIYGMNFDYMPELHGKFGYFIILFIMFFIGAGMSIWFMKKGWFK, encoded by the coding sequence ATGATTAGAACGTTAGCAGTTACAAAAACTTATGAGTTACTATACGATGTTTCGCTTGAGGAATTATCTTCTTCCAAATATATATGGTATTGGATAGACTTCGATCGTCCTACCGAAGAAGAAATTTTGAAATTAAGAAATCCATTAAAATTTCATCCTCTAGCAATTGAGGACTGTATTCATAAACTTCAAAGGCCAAAATTAGATTATTATGAAGATCATACATTTTTTGTTATGCACAGTCTCCATCCTGATGAGTTAGTAAAAGAAGAAATCAATATTTTTCTAGGAGATAATTTTGTTGTTACTTTTCACCATCACAAAGCAAAGGAAATTACTGAGGTATGGAATCGCTTTATCGAAAGCGAATCCTTGGAAAATTGGGACTCTTACCTTATTTTATATGAAGTGATGGACAAAATTGTTGATAATTATTTTCCGATTATTTATAAGTTTGAAGATCAGCTTAATGAAATTGAGGACAATTCTAAAGATGAAACAATGGAAGTGTTGTTAGAGAGTTTATTTGATACGAGGCATGATCTGCTATCGATGCGAAATACGGTCACACCTATGAGCGATTTACTATATCGCATGTTAAATTCCCACCGTTTAGAAGGGATTCAAAAGAGAATCGCCTATTTTGCCGATATCCACGATCACTTGTTAAAACTTGCTGGCATGATCGATTCCAGTCGGGAATTAACAGCAGACATTAGGGACAGCTATCTATCATTAAACGCACATCAAACAAACCGTGTCATGAAAGTTCTTACAGTAATCACCACCATCTTTATGCCGTTAACACTAATCGCAGGAATTTACGGAATGAACTTTGATTACATGCCCGAATTACATGGGAAATTTGGCTATTTCATTATCCTATTCATCATGTTTTTTATTGGAGCAGGCATGTCCATATGGTTTATGAAAAAGGGTTGGTTTAAATAA
- a CDS encoding glycerol-3-phosphate dehydrogenase/oxidase yields MKNTFSENTRTENFEQMSKGKYDLFIIGGGITGAGIALDAVTRGMKVALVEMQDFAAGTSSRSTKLIHGGLRYLKQFEINVVKEVGRERAIVYENGPHVTTPEWMLLPFHKGGTFGGFTTSIGLKLYDFLAQVKKTERRTMLSAEETLQKEPLIKKEGLKGGGYYVEYRTDDARLTIEVMKAAIENGANVANYAKAEQFIYDSHKKIIGVIVRDLLTNKEIEIHAAKFVNAAGPWVDQVRGIDYSKNNKQLRLTKGIHLVFDQSDFPLRQAVYFDTPDERMIFAIPRDGKTYVGTTDTFYDKDTAHPKMLSSDRDYIINAIGYMFPDVKITKDVVESSWAGVRPLIYEQGKDPSDISRKDEIWEADSGLITIAGGKLTGYRKMAENVVDIVAKEVSATQQKNLKPCQTIHFPISGGNLGGSSNYKSFINKKAHEAIQFGLTEEEGYALASKYGTNVDYLFDYAMNYKELVEDRLTPFVYAQLMYAIEKEMVLKPVDFFIRRTGALFFNINWVKRWKEPVLAKMEEVFGWDPEQTKEYTAELEKELKDAVVPIDEQVF; encoded by the coding sequence ATGAAAAACACTTTTTCAGAAAATACCCGAACTGAAAACTTTGAACAAATGAGCAAAGGTAAATACGATCTTTTCATTATCGGTGGAGGGATTACCGGTGCGGGGATTGCTTTAGACGCTGTTACACGCGGGATGAAAGTTGCTTTAGTAGAAATGCAGGATTTTGCTGCCGGAACATCGAGCCGATCGACCAAACTTATCCATGGAGGGCTCCGTTATTTAAAACAATTTGAAATAAATGTTGTCAAAGAAGTTGGAAGAGAACGTGCAATTGTTTATGAAAATGGCCCTCATGTAACTACACCTGAATGGATGCTTCTTCCCTTCCATAAAGGCGGAACTTTCGGCGGTTTTACCACTTCCATCGGACTGAAATTATATGACTTTTTAGCACAAGTAAAAAAAACAGAACGCCGTACAATGTTATCTGCTGAAGAAACCTTACAGAAGGAACCCCTAATTAAAAAAGAAGGATTAAAAGGTGGCGGCTATTATGTCGAGTACCGTACAGATGATGCGAGATTAACAATCGAAGTAATGAAAGCTGCTATAGAAAATGGGGCTAATGTTGCTAACTATGCGAAAGCGGAACAATTTATTTATGATAGTCACAAAAAAATTATTGGTGTAATTGTTCGCGATTTATTAACAAATAAAGAGATTGAGATTCATGCTGCAAAGTTTGTAAATGCCGCAGGGCCTTGGGTAGATCAAGTTAGAGGAATAGATTACTCAAAAAACAATAAACAATTGCGATTAACAAAAGGAATTCATCTAGTTTTTGACCAATCTGACTTTCCATTGCGACAAGCAGTTTATTTTGATACACCAGATGAACGAATGATTTTTGCTATTCCACGTGATGGTAAGACATATGTTGGGACAACTGATACCTTTTATGATAAAGATACTGCTCATCCAAAGATGCTTTCATCTGATCGTGATTATATCATTAATGCTATTGGCTATATGTTCCCGGATGTAAAAATTACAAAAGACGTTGTAGAATCCAGTTGGGCGGGGGTTCGTCCACTTATTTACGAACAAGGCAAAGATCCTTCCGATATTTCAAGGAAGGATGAAATATGGGAAGCGGACAGCGGCTTAATTACGATTGCGGGCGGTAAATTGACCGGATACCGTAAGATGGCTGAAAATGTCGTTGATATAGTAGCAAAAGAAGTATCTGCCACACAGCAAAAGAATTTAAAACCATGTCAAACCATTCACTTTCCTATTTCTGGAGGGAATCTAGGTGGTTCCTCCAATTATAAATCCTTCATTAATAAAAAAGCGCATGAAGCCATTCAATTTGGATTAACTGAAGAAGAAGGATATGCACTTGCAAGTAAATATGGTACAAATGTTGATTATCTATTCGACTATGCAATGAATTATAAGGAACTCGTCGAAGACCGGTTAACACCTTTTGTATACGCACAACTGATGTATGCAATTGAAAAGGAAATGGTCCTAAAACCTGTCGACTTCTTTATTCGACGTACGGGTGCTCTATTTTTTAATATTAACTGGGTAAAAAGATGGAAAGAGCCTGTTCTTGCAAAAATGGAAGAAGTGTTTGGTTGGGATCCGGAACAAACGAAAGAATATACCGCTGAATTAGAAAAAGAATTAAAAGATGCGGTTGTACCAATTGACGAGCAAGTATTCTAA